CAGACCTTGCCTGTTCGGGCAGCAATCAGCGATGCGCTGGTTGGACTGCGCAAAGCAGATGATTTTGATGCCGTCGGCATGGCACTGAGCCTGCGGCGCGCGGCAGAAAATATCTCAAACTGGCCATTGATCGGCACCCAACCTGAGTCCACCGCAACAGCACCCAAGGTCGCGACTGCGGCAGAAGGCACGGCGAGCAACAGTTCAGCAACCGAGCCTTGGTATATTCGCTGGCCGCAGTTCGTCTGGCACCCTGTTTCCGAATGGTTCAGCCGACAATTCACGTTGACCCGCAGCGACGAACCCGTCAAGGCGAGCGCGCGCGTCAGCGACGATCGTGAAACCCGACTCTGGCTGACGGCAGTCCGCGAAGGTCTGCTCTCGCGCGACATGCACCGGTTGATGCCGTCCATCGTCGAGGCACAAGAATGGATCGCACAGCATTACGCGACCGATGCCCCCGACGTCCATCACACGCTGGCAGAACTCAAGCGAACCCAGGATTTCTATGCGGGTCGCCAATGGCCGAGCTTCGCTCCCATCTTCAAGGCTTGGGCTGCGGCAGGCATTGAAAATACGGCACCAACAGCGCCACACACACCGGAGGTGCAGCCATGAAACGTTTCGTGCTGATCCTGATTATTCTGGTGCTGGCTGCTGGCGCAGGCTTCTATTTCATCCGTGACCCGGGCACAGCCGACATCGCGCTGCTGGGCTGGGATCTGCAAACTTCGGCTTTGGGCCTTCTGGCGTTGATCATCGTTGGATTTATTGTGCTGGCGATCATCTGGCGCGTCATTTCCGCCGTGCTGAAACTCCCCTCACTCTGGCGTCGACGATCCGCTCGTCAGAAACAACAAGCCGCCGACGAACAGGTCCTTCGCGCCTGGGCAGAACTCGAACGGGGGCGCTTCTCTGTGGCAGAAAAGCTGGCACGCACGCGCCTGAATGAGGCCAGCCTACCGCCGCTGAATTACGTCATCGCGGCAGATGCGCTCATGGCCCAAGATGAAACCGCTGCCACGCTCAGCCTGCTGGACGAAGTACGCGCTTCTTTTCCACGATTTGCCGATTTCCTCTCCCTGCACATTGCCAATCGCTTCCGCCAACAGAAAAACTTGGCGCCGGCACTGGAGCTGCTGCAATCGCTGGCGGCAGCCCACCCTAAGGACGAGGCCATCGTCTGTGCCTTTGCCGAAACGCTGTTCGAAGCAGCGGACTGGGAAAAATTGCGGACGCTAATGCCCGCATTGCGGCGTTTGAAGTGGTCCGGCCTCACGGAACAGGACGTTCAACGCTATGACCGCGCCGTGTACGGCGGGCTGATTCAGGAGGCGGCGCGCCATAAGCAAACCGCCGAATTGGCGGCGATATGGAATGATGCACCGAAAAGTCTTCGCCAGGATGACCTCATGCTCGCCTCGCTGGCGAACTCTTGGCTGACGTTAGGGCAGCCCGCCGAGGCTGAACGCATATTGGAAACAGCACAGGATCAGCAGTGCACACCCGCATTGTTACATCATTGGTTGGCGTTACCGCCCGCTGATCCTGCTCGTGCAATCGCACGCTTCAACCATTGGGCCGGCCAAAGCACTTGCCAGCCAGATAAGAAACTTCTCGCCTATGCCAACGCACGGTTGGCGTGGTTAAATGACGACACCGAAGGAGCCAAACAGGCCCTCGCCCCTGTCTTGGGCGATCACCCCGATATACCTAGCCTCAAACTGGCGGCACAAATAGCGGAACATGAGCGCGACAGCACGCAAGCCGTGATGTATTACACCAAAGCATTCGAACTGATGGATATGGAAAAGTGAGCGGGGTATAGCAAGCGTTATGCTGAATCTATCTCGGCTTGGTTGTAGTCGCGCAGCCCATCGACCGCGATGAACAACTTACCGCTTAGAATGCGACATTTCTGTACGATTCCGGCCATTTGATTTGGCTCGATACAGGGCCTCATCGGCCCGGGCCATCACGCTTTCAATCGTTTCACCCGCACCGAACTCGGCGACACCGCAGGATAAGGTGATTTTCAGCGGCGTGTCCTTAAAGCGGAAAGCAGTGCCCGCCAGCTTTTCCCGAATGCGCTCCAGCACGACGAACGCTTGCTGTAAGTCTGCTTTCGGCAGCACCATCACAAATTCCTCGCCTCCATAGCGCGCGACCATGTCCACATCGCGGATCAACTGACTCAATGTCTTCCCAACGACGTGCAAGGCCTTGTCGCCCGCTTGGTGGCCGAAGGTATCGTTAACACGCTTGAAATAATCGACATCCCAAAGCGCTAGGCATAAAGGTGTTTTCTCACGCTGCATCCGGGCCGCCTCGAGCGCTACACGCTCATCGAAGGCCAAACGATTCGGCAATCCGGTGAGAGTATCACGCAACATTTTCTGTGTGCTGGCAACCAGTTGCTCGTGCAGCACCACACGCGATGCTTCGAGCTTAGCGATGCGCTCACGCATCTGGTTGTTTTCCAACTCGACCGCGGCAAGACGCTTATCTTCCATCTTGCGAAACGTATCGATCTGCTCGCTGATCCGTGCCACTCGCTGACGAACGACACGCTTTAGTTCATCCAGATCGGTCGCATCGGAAACGGTACGATCAATGTGCGACACCTGCTCGGTAACCGCGTTACCCAAGGCTTCCTGAACCTTGCGTTGCGTCTCGATATCGCCGAGGTTGGCGAGCGTGTGTTGATCGATTTCGGACAAGGCTTCCGTTAGCTGCCGCAGGAACTCGGTCAACTCGTTTTTTTCATTTTCGAGCGCGCGACGCATGTCGTTGATTAGCGTGGCCGCACGATCGATCAAGATGGAATTCAGGGTCTTGTCTTTGGGATTATTCAAAATAGCCAGGAGCTTTTCGCGTCGGCCCTCCATCGACTCGGTGAAGGCCACCCGTTCCAGTAACAGCGGAAGAAAATCCCGAACGTCCACACGCTCGGCCGCTTCGTCGTTACTCAACGCCTCTTCGCGATCCGGGGTCGGATCACCTGCTTCGATGGCTCGAATGGCTTCGGCCAGATGCTCGATTCCCGGTTGAATGCGGGCCACAGGCAGCGGTCCATCACCGATCTGGCGCATGAGATCGCGCAGCGCCTGACTCTCTTTGGCCAGAGTGGGATACGCTTTATCCACCGCAAACAAAACTCGGTTAAGCAGGCTACGCAACAAACTCTGCTGGAGTTGCTCGCTGGTTTCAAGCGAACTGAACTCATCCAGCAACTGTTCGTATTTGGCGCGGTAATCCGTTTTTGCCGAGTCGTTCATCGGTAATCCCTAAGCCGCTCAGGAGGCCTTCGACGATAAATAATGGTTGGAAACAGGCGGTAATTTAATCTGCATCGACAGGGGCGCATGATCCGATACACCATAGGTAAGCGCATCCACGGATTCAATCTCGATATTCTCTGAAACCAGAATATGGTCAATCGCGCGTTTGGGTTCCCAGCTGGGGTAGGTCAACGGTGGGGCAAACGGCAGTTTAAGACCCGCTTCCAAACAGAGCCGTTGCAGATCGCGATTATTGGGCGTGCAGTTGAAGTCGGCCATCACGATATTGACGCCATCAAACTCCCGGCAGCGCGCGATCAGGCGATCTAGTTGCGCTCGTCGAGCCCGATCACTCAAAGAAAGATGGCTTACCTGGACCCGCACACGCTGCCCATACCAGTCGAAGTCGGCCAGAACGACACCTCGGCCTGGAATCCGTGCGGGCAAGGCATAACGCTCGATATGATAAGGTTCGACCCGCGAGAGCATACCCAGCGCATGTTGCCCCCAGTGCCCCAGGTCGCGATTGATGCGCGTCGCCCAGAACGGCATGTTCGAGCGCATCGCCAAGTATTCGATCTGATTCAAAAAATGACTGCGCAGCGAACCGCCATCGGCTTCCTGCAAACCGATAAGATCGAACTGACTGAGTAACTGCGCAATATGATCGAGATTCTGCATCCGTTTCGGAAAGGGCAGCACATGTTTCCACCCATTCAGCACATAATCACGAAAGTTGCGGGTGCCAATACCGGCCTGAATGTTATAAGACAATAGCCGCAATGGACGCAACGCATGGGTGGATGGCACCTCGGATGGCTGCTCACCCGCTTGCGACGCCGGATTTCGAGATGGAACGACCCGATACTCAGGCATCAACTTGTCCTTTTTGCGCAATGCTCATCACGATTTGGCCTTCTTCTCCGCTTCAATCTTGGCGATAAGCGCATCGACGATCGGCATCATGGCTTCATTACTTCCCGCCATATCGCCGGTCACCAGATACTTGCCATTGACTAGCATCGCTGGCACACCGGTCACACCTGCATCTTGAGCGACAACGCCCGCTTGACGCACGGCATTATCGACACCAAAGGAATCGTACATTTGCAGGAATTTGTCCCGATCGACTCCTAAATCCGCATACATATCGGCAATCTGGTCGCGGGTCACCGGACGGATGTGCTTGACGTGGATGTCGTTGAACACCTTCAAGTGCGTCTGGGGTAAAACACCCATGAATTTCGCCGCATAAAAGGCTTTGGTCAGCGGCACCCAGCCAGGGGTCAACGGAACAGCATACGGTTCGAAGTCCACATTAGCCGGCAATGTTTTGCGCCATGCCTCCAGTGGGTGCTCAAGATGGAAGCAATGCGGGCAGCCATACCAAAACATCTCCTGCACGAGAATCTTGCCATCAGATGGGGGCGTCTCATCGGTAATTACGGCGCGATAGTTCACGTTTTCTTGTAATGTCACCGGCTCGGAAGAGCCTGCTGAGGGTGCCGCCTGAGTCATGGGTGAAACAAGCAAAGCACCCAACAACCCCAGTCCGAGCCAACGACGCAACAAAAAGCTCAACCGGAAAAAACCCGAAAACGACATACGAAACTCCTCTTTTTCACACACGATGAACCGGCCCTATTCAAATGACCGGACCAGCTTATCCACTCAAACGATTGTACGGCATAGACACTAAAATTGAGCGAGCGTTCGTCCTTCGTCATAAAAAACCCCGCTTGAGCGGGGTTTTATCTCGAACGATGTTACGAACTCAGAGCTTGCCGTACGAATGCAGGCCGGAGAGGAACATATTCACACCAAGGAAAGCAAAGGTAGTCACCAACAATCCGGCAACTGACCACCAGGCCATGGCGGTACCGCGCCAGCCTTTGCTCAAGCGCAGGTGCAACCAAGCGGCGTAGTTCAACCAGACGATCAATGCCCAAGTTTCCTTTGGATCCCAGCTCCAGTAACCACCCCAGGCTTCGGCCGCCCACATAGCGCCGAGAATTGTTGCGATGGTAAAGAAGGCAAAACCCAACGCGATCGACTTGTACATGATGTCGTCCATCACCGCCAAGGAAGGCAGGCGATCGTTGACACCATCACCACCCATCTTCTCCTTGATGAGGTAGGCAACGCCGACCATCGCGGAGATGGCGAAACTGCCGTATCCGATGAAGTTCGCCGGTACATGGATTTTCATCCACCAGCTCTTGAGTGCGGGCACCAATGGCTCGATGGTATTGGCGGCCTGCGCGAACTGGTACCACATCAGGAAGGCCAGCGCAGCGGTCACCACCGTCATCACGAAACCGCCGAGTGCGCGGGTCTGGTAGCGGCGCTCGTAGTACAGATACAATAATGAGGTGAACACACTGAACACCACGAATACTTCATAGAGATTACTGACCGGAATGTGGCCGTAATCGAAGTTGATCAGGTACGACTCGCGCCAGCGGGCAAAGAAACCGATAAAGCCCATGGCAATACCGCTCCAAACCAACGCACTGCCCACTTTCTCGACGAACGCGGATCGACGCCACATTCCGAAGAAATAGGTGGGCATGGCCAAGGCAAACAGCGTCACCATCCACATGGTAGCGGCCGGGCTGGACAGGAAAAACTTCAAGAAGAAATGACCTTCTTGAATCTCGTGCAGCTTGACACGCCCTACCGCCTCGCCGCCCGGGGCAAACAGACCGTATTGATACATCGTGAACAGGGAGACGACCGCCACCACGCCCACGAGCCAGCGCGTGGCGGGCCAGAGCCAGCCCAGAAAGCTCGCGCCGATGGCAAAACCGAACAGCATACCGATCTGAGGGCCCCAGAGGTATTCGCGGTAGTGGTAATAGACGAACACGGCCGCAGCCAGCGCGATCAGGGTGTAGAGAACATCTACGATCCCGATGCGTCGACTCGGTGATTTGTTCAGCTTAAGCGATGCATCGAGCATCGGCATCATGTGTTCTTTAGGCACAGACATTTCAAGTAACTCCTAAAATCGGAAACAATTCGAGCCACATGGCTATCGGTTAACCCGGCAGGACGGCGTCGTGCTATGCCGGTCTTTCACTCTCTGAAGGTTTCGACTCCGTAGCGGCCATAAGTTCACTGCTGAACACCGCAAAATCCTTGTCAAAATCAATGTTTTTACGAATATCGGACCCGGCAAGCAAAATTCTGGTGCCCTTATCTTCAGGTTTCAGCAATACCCATTGCCGACGGTAGTGAATGTAAAAATTCATGAAAATACCGAGAACAAGCATGATCGACCCGATGGTAACCCAGATGGCACCCGGCGCACGGGACACTTCGAGACCAGTAGACTGGATCTGCTCAAAACTCCTAGGCTGCACAAAAATGGGCGAACCGTAGGCTGGCAAGGCGGAGATGGCATCCATGGCATCATCAAAGAATTTAGCATCTTTATCGGTAAATTCTTGCTTTCCATCCTGGGCTGCCAATGTTTCCAGGAAGGCACGCTCAAGCACGGAGCGAACTACACTGATCGATGCTTGTTCTGCCTTTTTCTTGGCATCCGGGCTTAACTTGCGTTGAGCCAGCGCCGTTTCGATTTTCTCCTGCATGGCAGGGAAACCCTTTTGAACAAAGATGTGGACCAACTCGGCAATCGACGCGCTGGCCGATTGTGTCACCTCCTGACTGGACAGCGTGCTCTTGCCATCGATAGATGCACTCACGTCACCGATCAAGCTCGCAGCGATCTGCTGCATTTTCGCCTGATTAGACAACGTAGCCAGGTACGCCATAAAAGTGTCAATCGATCCTTTTTGATCGGCTGGAACGTACAAATATTGCTCTTGACCGCCAATACTTCGCTTCACGCCACTCAGGAAATACTGATGGCCCTTGAAGCTAATCGGCAGGAAGTAGTTCTGGTATTCAATGGCTTCACCCGCTGCGTTACGCAGCTTGAACGTCACCGATGGGCCATAGTTCTTCTGGTGCACCACGCCTTTATCATCCATCACCGGATTGATGTTGTACATCCTGAAATCGGTGAATTCGAGCTGATAATTTTGGTTATTGAAATCAAAGCGTTTTTTGTCGAAAACGGCTGAATCGATGGGCTGTGCAACACCGGCTTTGCCTGACAATTGCCAAGCTTCCATCTTCAATTTCGTTCCGCCATCGCCGAAACTCGACTGAAAAATGTTGTACCCCATGTAGTGAAGCGGGTGATTGACTTCGATGGTCTTGGTGATTTCCTGTCCCGTTTCCTTGTTGGTCAAGGTCACGTTCGACATATACGACTTGGGCATGCCGGTGTCGTAATGCTCGATGGCGAATTTATTTACAAATATCTTGAACGGCAGGTTCTGAACAACGTATCCATCCTTAAGGCCGATGAACACCACATCGCCCCATTTGTGTTCTGGAATGTTCACCGTTCCACGGAACGCCTGCAAGCCACCAACAGGGATCTTACTTATGGACGGCACTTCACTGACGGGAATATTGGCGGTTTCAACCTTGACCATGCCCAGCGTATCCATCAGCTTGAGCTGCATTTTGCTGTCGAGCAGACCACCGAGCAGAATCACGATAATCCCAAGGTGCGTCAGTACGTAACCGATTCGGTTCATACCCCCTTTGCGCCCGGAAATCAGAATTTCGTGCGGCTGGGTCTTCACTCTACTTTTGAATCCCGCCCGCTCAAGGAGCGCCTGTATGGGTGCGACCAGCGACTCGGGTTTGGCATCCGATTTCATATCCACCTTGTGCGCAAAGGCACGAAGCGACTTTTCCTGGGCATTCAGGCGGAAACTACGGATATCACGCATGAACGCGGGCGCATTGCGTGCCACGCATGATGACGTAGACGCCACCAGAAACAGCAGGATGGCGACAAACCATGTGGCAGAGTACACATCGTATAAAGACAGGTTACGGAATACGGCAAACCAGAACGGCCCGAACACATCCAGATAATTATTGAAGGATTCGTTCTGCTTGAGCACCGTGCCAATGACTGAAGCGATGGCCAGAATCACAAGAAGCGTGACCGCGAGGTTCATCGACGTCAGCCAAAGCAGGATGCGCTTGGTAACACCCTGCGATCGCACTTTAGCGGTGCTCGGTTGGTCACCTGCCGACTTGGGCGGGTTCAGCTCAACTGATTGGGAGGTATCGGACATGCGCAGCCTTTAAAAAATGGGATAGGTAATCGTTGTTCTTGGTTGCCCCAACCGCGGGGTGTATAGCTAAGAAGAGTTTTTCGAGTGGCGATTGAGGCACAAGTTCCCGAGTCCAACGGTCGAGTATTTAAAAAAATAGGCATCCGAGCGGTCGGAGCACCGGCGGACGCAGTTCGTTTGCGGCAAAATCAAACAAAAACTAACGGAAAGTTGCGATATGTTGAGCCACGTCCTTGATGTCATCGTCGCTCAACTTGCTGGCAATACTGACCATGATGCTTGCGTGCTCAGTTTTGCGCTCATCCTTGCGATACGCTATTAGTGATTCCGTAATGTACTGCGGCGTCAAGCCACGAAGCGCAGGAAATCCAGCCGGCTGATTGCCCTGCCCTTGTGGCCCATGACAGGCTGCGCAGGCTGCCACTGTGTTCGAGTGGCCGCCAAATTTCCATAAATGCGCACCGGGGATGGAATCTTCTGTCGATGCCGCTTTCACCACTCTTTTCTGTGCAGCGAAATAGGCAGCCAAATCCAAGATTTGCTGGTCAGTCAATGCCTTGGCTTGTGGGCTCATCAGGGCATTAACGCGATTGCCGTCACGGAAGGCGTGCAGTTGTTCCGCGATATAACCAGCCGGCTGACCCGCGATGGAAGGAAACGTGGGCACCATGCTATTGCCATCGGCACCATGACAGGCGGCGCATGTTTTACTGGCCTCGAGCCCAGCTTCCACATTACCACCCGCCAGAGCAACAGCGGTTCCCGTCAACGTGATGCCTAAACCAAGCACAATAGGCAATGCGGCACGACGGAACAAAAGCGCCACGACGGGCAAACGCGATGAACTCAAACCTGATCGACTCATGGGGCACCTGTTCTAAAGTCTATTCGGAAAACGTCCGGCCTCACGGCACCGGAAACCGAGCACACGCCGACCTGGTGGGCGGCAAATTCGTCGCGGCACACGCCCCGACCCAAACTGTGAAACAATGTCACGCAACTGTGACCCTGCCCACTAAAACATACTCAGTTTAGCAGCGATAAGCCCGGGGCGGGATTCGGATTGATCAATACCCCTCTAGACGGGGTTTATTTATACCTGCAAGTAAGCCGCGCGACTGTTACCGCGCGGCGCGTTCACGACCCGGAGCCGGATGTAATGATGGATTTTAGAACAGCTTATTTCATCAAAAGCGCTCCGTCGCCCAAAGAACTGACGGCCGACTTTGGCGCAGAAGTAGCGTTTGCCGGGCGTTCAAATGCCGGAAAATCGACCGTACTCAACGCGCTGGTCGGACAAAAAAGCTTGGCCAGAACATCCCGCACGCCCGGTCGCACGCAGTTGATCAACCTTTTTGGCCTAAGCGATGAAAGCCGCCGACTGGTGGATTTGCCGGGCTATGGCTACGCGAAGGTGCCTGAAGCCATGCGGCGACGCTGGGGCGAGGCACTGGCCGCCTACTTTGCCGAACGCCGTTCTCTGGCTGGCGTCGTTGTCATTATGGACATTCGCCACCCACTTAAGGAAACCGATCGCCAGATGATCGA
This region of Halothiobacillus neapolitanus c2 genomic DNA includes:
- a CDS encoding uroporphyrinogen-III C-methyltransferase, which gives rise to MTQKKQHPDAPPIPAEDISPQMQEANDVIDEGAPMPPEEAAVVVRRAYGYWLLTLFIVFTGSLVSASWYGWKLFQTNAGRLDSLMATQHTDQRTLSESLKDTQGKLAQLNEQLTAQEKKTGAQLAQTQTETQQATKALQGRLTAVEKNLAGIQNRLGQGERAWKAAEIGFLLTRAQERLSIAQDPAGAAVALKLADQRLAALALPQTLPVRAAISDALVGLRKADDFDAVGMALSLRRAAENISNWPLIGTQPESTATAPKVATAAEGTASNSSATEPWYIRWPQFVWHPVSEWFSRQFTLTRSDEPVKASARVSDDRETRLWLTAVREGLLSRDMHRLMPSIVEAQEWIAQHYATDAPDVHHTLAELKRTQDFYAGRQWPSFAPIFKAWAAAGIENTAPTAPHTPEVQP
- a CDS encoding heme biosynthesis HemY N-terminal domain-containing protein translates to MKRFVLILIILVLAAGAGFYFIRDPGTADIALLGWDLQTSALGLLALIIVGFIVLAIIWRVISAVLKLPSLWRRRSARQKQQAADEQVLRAWAELERGRFSVAEKLARTRLNEASLPPLNYVIAADALMAQDETAATLSLLDEVRASFPRFADFLSLHIANRFRQQKNLAPALELLQSLAAAHPKDEAIVCAFAETLFEAADWEKLRTLMPALRRLKWSGLTEQDVQRYDRAVYGGLIQEAARHKQTAELAAIWNDAPKSLRQDDLMLASLANSWLTLGQPAEAERILETAQDQQCTPALLHHWLALPPADPARAIARFNHWAGQSTCQPDKKLLAYANARLAWLNDDTEGAKQALAPVLGDHPDIPSLKLAAQIAEHERDSTQAVMYYTKAFELMDMEK
- a CDS encoding sensor domain-containing diguanylate cyclase, producing MNDSAKTDYRAKYEQLLDEFSSLETSEQLQQSLLRSLLNRVLFAVDKAYPTLAKESQALRDLMRQIGDGPLPVARIQPGIEHLAEAIRAIEAGDPTPDREEALSNDEAAERVDVRDFLPLLLERVAFTESMEGRREKLLAILNNPKDKTLNSILIDRAATLINDMRRALENEKNELTEFLRQLTEALSEIDQHTLANLGDIETQRKVQEALGNAVTEQVSHIDRTVSDATDLDELKRVVRQRVARISEQIDTFRKMEDKRLAAVELENNQMRERIAKLEASRVVLHEQLVASTQKMLRDTLTGLPNRLAFDERVALEAARMQREKTPLCLALWDVDYFKRVNDTFGHQAGDKALHVVGKTLSQLIRDVDMVARYGGEEFVMVLPKADLQQAFVVLERIREKLAGTAFRFKDTPLKITLSCGVAEFGAGETIESVMARADEALYRAKSNGRNRTEMSHSKR
- a CDS encoding endonuclease/exonuclease/phosphatase family protein encodes the protein MPEYRVVPSRNPASQAGEQPSEVPSTHALRPLRLLSYNIQAGIGTRNFRDYVLNGWKHVLPFPKRMQNLDHIAQLLSQFDLIGLQEADGGSLRSHFLNQIEYLAMRSNMPFWATRINRDLGHWGQHALGMLSRVEPYHIERYALPARIPGRGVVLADFDWYGQRVRVQVSHLSLSDRARRAQLDRLIARCREFDGVNIVMADFNCTPNNRDLQRLCLEAGLKLPFAPPLTYPSWEPKRAIDHILVSENIEIESVDALTYGVSDHAPLSMQIKLPPVSNHYLSSKAS
- a CDS encoding thiol:disulfide interchange protein DsbA/DsbL, producing the protein MSFSGFFRLSFLLRRWLGLGLLGALLVSPMTQAAPSAGSSEPVTLQENVNYRAVITDETPPSDGKILVQEMFWYGCPHCFHLEHPLEAWRKTLPANVDFEPYAVPLTPGWVPLTKAFYAAKFMGVLPQTHLKVFNDIHVKHIRPVTRDQIADMYADLGVDRDKFLQMYDSFGVDNAVRQAGVVAQDAGVTGVPAMLVNGKYLVTGDMAGSNEAMMPIVDALIAKIEAEKKAKS
- the ccsB gene encoding c-type cytochrome biogenesis protein CcsB; protein product: MSVPKEHMMPMLDASLKLNKSPSRRIGIVDVLYTLIALAAAVFVYYHYREYLWGPQIGMLFGFAIGASFLGWLWPATRWLVGVVAVVSLFTMYQYGLFAPGGEAVGRVKLHEIQEGHFFLKFFLSSPAATMWMVTLFALAMPTYFFGMWRRSAFVEKVGSALVWSGIAMGFIGFFARWRESYLINFDYGHIPVSNLYEVFVVFSVFTSLLYLYYERRYQTRALGGFVMTVVTAALAFLMWYQFAQAANTIEPLVPALKSWWMKIHVPANFIGYGSFAISAMVGVAYLIKEKMGGDGVNDRLPSLAVMDDIMYKSIALGFAFFTIATILGAMWAAEAWGGYWSWDPKETWALIVWLNYAAWLHLRLSKGWRGTAMAWWSVAGLLVTTFAFLGVNMFLSGLHSYGKL
- a CDS encoding cytochrome c biogenesis protein ResB — protein: MSDTSQSVELNPPKSAGDQPSTAKVRSQGVTKRILLWLTSMNLAVTLLVILAIASVIGTVLKQNESFNNYLDVFGPFWFAVFRNLSLYDVYSATWFVAILLFLVASTSSCVARNAPAFMRDIRSFRLNAQEKSLRAFAHKVDMKSDAKPESLVAPIQALLERAGFKSRVKTQPHEILISGRKGGMNRIGYVLTHLGIIVILLGGLLDSKMQLKLMDTLGMVKVETANIPVSEVPSISKIPVGGLQAFRGTVNIPEHKWGDVVFIGLKDGYVVQNLPFKIFVNKFAIEHYDTGMPKSYMSNVTLTNKETGQEITKTIEVNHPLHYMGYNIFQSSFGDGGTKLKMEAWQLSGKAGVAQPIDSAVFDKKRFDFNNQNYQLEFTDFRMYNINPVMDDKGVVHQKNYGPSVTFKLRNAAGEAIEYQNYFLPISFKGHQYFLSGVKRSIGGQEQYLYVPADQKGSIDTFMAYLATLSNQAKMQQIAASLIGDVSASIDGKSTLSSQEVTQSASASIAELVHIFVQKGFPAMQEKIETALAQRKLSPDAKKKAEQASISVVRSVLERAFLETLAAQDGKQEFTDKDAKFFDDAMDAISALPAYGSPIFVQPRSFEQIQSTGLEVSRAPGAIWVTIGSIMLVLGIFMNFYIHYRRQWVLLKPEDKGTRILLAGSDIRKNIDFDKDFAVFSSELMAATESKPSESERPA
- a CDS encoding c-type cytochrome, which encodes MSRSGLSSSRLPVVALLFRRAALPIVLGLGITLTGTAVALAGGNVEAGLEASKTCAACHGADGNSMVPTFPSIAGQPAGYIAEQLHAFRDGNRVNALMSPQAKALTDQQILDLAAYFAAQKRVVKAASTEDSIPGAHLWKFGGHSNTVAACAACHGPQGQGNQPAGFPALRGLTPQYITESLIAYRKDERKTEHASIMVSIASKLSDDDIKDVAQHIATFR
- the yihA gene encoding ribosome biogenesis GTP-binding protein YihA/YsxC codes for the protein MMDFRTAYFIKSAPSPKELTADFGAEVAFAGRSNAGKSTVLNALVGQKSLARTSRTPGRTQLINLFGLSDESRRLVDLPGYGYAKVPEAMRRRWGEALAAYFAERRSLAGVVVIMDIRHPLKETDRQMIEYAQDRQLPVLCLLNKADKLSQNEISKTVFALKKEASLAAVHWLPFSGLRGSGVPQARTILDEWLNSGGLPFPPELSLEQNDNQTADSPSRPTQPGGD